In Candidatus Methylomirabilota bacterium, the DNA window TCGGGGCTCCGACTTCCATCATCTACGCGGACCCCGTACGAGCGGATGAGGGCACCGAGGGATTGCTCTGACTCGGGGGGAAGGTCGAGGAATTCCAGCCCGGTCTGATAATATAGCGCCCCTCCTAGTTCTCTCCGGCTGACCCGGCTGTGCACGACGTGACACCGGATCGTCAACGTCTCCCCCGCGATCCCAAGTTGGAGGAAACAGGGACTCCCTAGGGGGAGCATGTCCTGATGTTCCACGAGTGCTCCCTCGAGGCTTAGATCAAGCACGTCAGCCTCTTGGAGGGTGGTAACGGCCGCCGTGACCCCGGAGATACGGAAACGGGGAGGCTTACGAATATGAAGGTTCTTGGACATAACTCGTCTCTCCAGTGCTTTCTATATAGCCTTCACATGCTTGACGCCTGAAGGCCAATAGCTTGTCCTGAAGCCCTCTCGAACGAGTGTTAGGTGTTGGGAAGCGTGGGCATGGGCCCGAAGGTCCGTCGACCCTCCGCCGGATCGCTTTCCCTTATTGCAAGATCCGTACTAAGCTTGCCGGGCATGACCCAGATGGGGTGAAAAGCCATGGGGACGGTAACTCGTTCCTCGCTCGACGACCAGAAACAG includes these proteins:
- a CDS encoding PilZ domain-containing protein, giving the protein MSKNLHIRKPPRFRISGVTAAVTTLQEADVLDLSLEGALVEHQDMLPLGSPCFLQLGIAGETLTIRCHVVHSRVSRRELGGALYYQTGLEFLDLPPESEQSLGALIRSYGVRVDDGSRSPDND